From one Coffea eugenioides isolate CCC68of chromosome 11, Ceug_1.0, whole genome shotgun sequence genomic stretch:
- the LOC113751667 gene encoding uncharacterized protein LOC113751667 → MMDWKRRKITQSSASPAKERICNGISISILDLPICILVEIFLRLSISTIVDCKRVSKAWYKFISDTEFASVYLRKPTFTSVILPVEKNGLCLLELKGGYDYTSKRISPKICRTPDGFSRGSVTILGSCNGLLCLAHYIYGEEQNYRLYVCNPLLGEYVLLPQPKVDKRIREEVYGFGFSPKTGQYKLFRIITRKWRVGKTEAQVCTVGIGNDWRVLRENAPFPLARKCLGEILSTVQICEVTLNGALHWISGDLSKPDFIYSFDIGEEKVRLVPHPHGMVERNRWTSLGVLRDCLCVFQVTRSSPGMDIWWMMKYGEVESWTRETIMDSCLPQDLEYRRPYHPTLIWKTSEMLMCPDYGPLICYNIEEKTAMEVATKVDRRFRSLPVPFHPCFLSLIDVLEAGHVEGVGGELNFVMGCKRDEITSPNNKRNAGTSIMDLPTFILVNILSRVPSITILCIKSVCKTWYRFISDPHFADTYFTARQSVNLVLSTRDSACSFLELKAGDNNDNQLNYKSGLPARLSDDRVAFLGSCNGLICFSVSSNSMPNYSVLFICNLLLRKFSPIPIPKVEKNIREDVYGFGYSPLTGHYKILRIFTKKWHPGKSEAHVCTIGSDKDWRVIENHTPFPMGRKWSEFSNVAHLSGAAVNGALHWIVENSQNPDFIYSFDLCDEEVHQVPPPPYMGKRSSWTSLGVLRDCLCVYHTICPANLDIWSMKDYGVGSSWTKESFSADHIPVGLANHAVLPILTWRSGELLMQVDSGPLISYCPKSKKCNVLQIESDFGGCFIAAPHFPSFLSPKTALKECHLVSSK, encoded by the exons ATGATggattggaaaagaagaaaaatcacaCAGTCCTCTGCTTCACCAGCAAAAGAAAGGATCTGTAACGGTATTTCAATCTCTATTTTAGACCTTCCCATTTGCATTTTAGTTGAGATTTTTCTAAGACTTTCAATTTCTACCATTGTTGATTGCAAAAGGGTTAGCAAGGCTTGGTACAAATTTATTTCAGACACTGAATTTGCTAGTGTTTATTTGAGAAAACCAACATTTACCAGTGTTATTTTACCCGTGGAAAAAAATGGGCTTTGTTTGCTTGAACTCAAAGGAGGCTATGATTATACGAGCAAACGAATTTCCCCGAAAATTTGTCGAACCCCAGATGGGTTTTCCAGGGGATCAGTGACAATATTGGGTTCTTGTAATGGATTGCTTTGTTTAGCTCATTATATCTATGGGGAGGAGCAGAACTATAGATTGTATGTGTGTAATCCATTGCTTGGGGAATATGTGTTGCTTCCACAACCAAAAGTAGATAAAAGAATTCGTGAAGAGGTGTATGGATTTGGGTTTAGTCCAAAAACTGGACAATATAAGTTGTTTAGGATTATTACAAGGAAATGGCGTGTTGGTAAAACTGAAGCTCAGGTTTGCACGGTAGGGATTGGAAATGATTGGAGGGTTTTACGGGAAAATGCTCCATTTCCACTTGCTAGAAAATGCTTGGGTGAAATTCTTTCTACGGTCCAAATTTGTGAGGTTACTCTTAATGGAGCTCTACATTGGATATCAGGTGATTTGAGTAAGCCTGACTTTATATATTCGTTTGACATTGGTGAGGAAAAGGTTCGGCTTGTTCCTCATCCCCATGGCATGGTAGAGAGAAATCGTTGGACAAGTTTGGGAGTTTTACGTGATTGTCTTTGTGTCTTTCAAGTTACCAGATCTTCTCCTGGTATGGACATCTGGTGGATGATGAAGTATGGAGAAGTGGAGTCTTGGACTAGGGAGACTATCATGGACAGTTGCCTTCCACAAGATTTGGAGTATAGAAGACCATATCATCCAACTTTGATTTGGAAGACAAGTGAAATGTTGATGTGTCCTGATTATGGGCCTTTGATCTGTTACAACATAGAAGAAAAGACTGCCATGGAAGTGGCGACTAAAGTTGATCGCCGTTTCCGTTCCTTACCAGTTCCTTTCCACCCGTGCTTTCTCTCCCTTATCGATGTTCTAGAGGCAGGACATGTGGAG GGTGTTGGTGGGGAGCTAAACTTTGTAATGGGTTGCAAGAGAGATGAAATTACTTCACCAAATAATAAGAGGAATGCTGGTACTAGCATTATGGATCTACCCACCTTCATTTTGGTAAACATTTTATCAAGGGTACCAAGTATCACCATTTTATGCATCAAAAGCGTTTGCAAGACCTGGTATAGGTTCATCTCAGATCCTCATTTTGCTGACACTTATTTCACAGCTCGACAATCTGTTAATCTTGTGCTTTCGACTAGAGACTCTGCTTGCTCTTTTCTTGAGCTTAAAGCAGGTGACAATAATGACAATCAACTTAACTATAAGAGTGGTTTACCTGCTCGGCTCTCTGATGATAGAGTGGCTTTCTTAGGCTCTTGTAATGGGTTGATTTGTTTCTCTGTATCCTCCAACTCAATGCCGAATTACAGTGTTCTTTTTATCTGTAATCTACTCCTCAGAAAATTTTCTCCAATTCCCATACCAAAGGTGGAAAAAAATATTCGAGAAGATGTGTATGGATTTGGATATAGTCCATTGACAGGCCACTACAAAATCTTGagaattttcacaaaaaagTGGCATCCAGGAAAATCTGAAGCTCATGTTTGTACTATAGGATCTGATAAAGATTGGAGAGTTATAGAGAATCATACTCCATTTCCAATGGGTAGGAAGTGGTCAGAATTCAGTAATGTAGCCCACTTGAGTGGGGCTGCTGTTAATGGTGCTCTTCATTGGATAGTTGAAAATTCTCAAAATCCTGATTTTATATACTCATTTGACTTGTGTGATGAAGAAGTTCATCAAGTTCCACCTCCCCCATATATGGGAAAGAGAAGCTCTTGGACCAGTCTAGGAGTATTGCGAGATTGCCTTTGTGTATATCATACTATTTGCCCTGCAAATCTAGACATATGGTCGATGAAGGATTATGGAGTTGGCAGTTCGTGGACTAAAGAAAGCTTTTCTGCAGATCACATTCCAGTTGGTTTGGCAAATCATGCAGTCCTCCCAATTCTTACATGGAGAAGTGGTGAGCTGCTGATGCAAGTGGATTCTGGCCCTCTGATTTCTTATTGTCCAAAATCAAAGAAATGTAACGTTCTTCAGATTGAGTCTGATTTTGGTGGGTGCTTCATAGCAGCTCCGCATTTCCCCAGTTTTCTTTCACCAAAGACTGCTCTGAAGGAATGCCATTTAGTATCGTCGAAATGA
- the LOC113752502 gene encoding F-box/kelch-repeat protein At3g06240-like — MDMKSCKRVRPRRSSQAKVRIMDLPTCIFVEIFKRLPVKTILKCRTLNKTFSKLLTEPDFLNAHQKQKPLAILLEPLVRVVVTDKYARPLRFLEFGHEQGEVGFTSGKSMRANTKPIRGNFYVVGSCNGLVCIEHYFGSCPEFRSNVLICNPILGECQILPEGRSVDDDMITGGFGVDPSTNLYKVLLVHSDIGGKSYSEIFTVGVDVNWRILEMVNCPYVLDPQGLLFRGAMHWMARERTSNTRIAVFIYAFDIGEERFRSILAPPLDMETNKARSLLVLRNSLHIIFCLP; from the coding sequence ATGGACATGAAAAGCTGCAAGCGGGTGAGACCAAGAAGAAGCTCACAGGCAAAGGTGAGAATTATGGACCTTCCCACCTGCATCTTCGTAGAGATATTCAAAAGGCTACCAGTAAAAACAATACTTAAATGTAGGACCCTTAACAAAACTTTCTCCAAACTTCTTACCGAGCCTGATTTTCTCAATGCACATCAGAAACAGAAACCCTTAGCCATCCTGTTGGAGCCCTTAGTTCGCGTGGTGGTAACAGACAAATATGCCAGGCCTTTGCGTTTTCTTGAATTCGGACATGAGCAGGGTGAAGTCGGATTCACGTCGGGAAAGTCTATGCGGGCAAACACCAAACCAATTCGAGGAAATTTTTACGTAGTGGGATCTTGCAACGGCCTTGTTTGTATTGAACATTATTTTGGCTCTTGTCCTGAATTTAGGAGCAATGTGCTTATATGCAATCCTATTCTAGGAGAATGCCAGATTCTGCCGGAAGGAAGGAGTGTGGATGATGATATGATTACAGGTGGTTTTGGCGTTGATCCGTCCACTAATCTTTACAAGGTCCTACTTGTCCATTCAGATATTGGAGGTAAAAGTTATAGTGAGATTTTTACAGTTGGAGTTGATGTCAATTGGAGAATCTTAGAGATGGTAAATTGCCCTTATGTTTTGGATCCTCAAGGCCTGCTTTTTCGAGGAGCTATGCACTGGATGGCTCGGGAGCGTACTTCTAACACGAGGATAGCTGTGTTCATATATGCATTTGATATTGGTGAAGAAAGATTTAGGTCAATATTGGCACCACCCCTTGACATGGAAACGAATAAGGCAAGATCTCTCTTGGTATTAAGAAATTCTCTGCATATCATCTTTTGCTTACCATGA